The Variovorax sp. PMC12 genome segment CGACCGTGGCGTGAGCAGCCGAAAGGTTGGCGAGACCAGCGGTGCATGGACGCGGCTTTGGCCGGCGGGTTCGTGCGCCGCGGCGTCTTGAACCGGCCTTGCTTGCTACTTCCAAAATGAACATTGCCTCCACGATCCTTCTTGCATTCGCCATGTCGACGGATGCTTTCGCCGCTGCTGTCGGCAAGGGCGCAGCACTGCGCAAACCCTCCTGGCGCGAAGCCTTGCGCACGGGTCTCATCTTCGGCGTCATCGAGGCGATAACGCCCGTCATCGGCTGGGCTGCCGGCCTGGCCGCCGCCAGTTACGTCGAACGTTGGGACCACTGGATCGCGGTCACGCTGCTCAGCGTGCTGGGCCTGCGAATGATCTGGGAGGGCTGCGGCACGCCCGACGCGGTGGACGACAAGCCCAGCCGCAACTCCTTCTGGACCCTGGCCATCACCGGTTTCGCGACCAGCATCGACGCGATGGCCGTGGGCGTCGGGCTGGCCTTCATCAACGTCAACATCGCCTGGACCGCGCTCGCCATCGGCCTCGCCACGCTGACCATGGTGACGCTTGGCGTGATGGTGGGGCGCGTGCTGGGCGCCGTCGTCGGCAAGCGCGCGGAGATCGTCGGCGGCGTGCTGCTGATCGGGATCGGCTTCTTCATCCTCTATGAGCATCTGAACGGGCTGGCCTGAAGCCGGGCATCGGTTGATACCGATGTAAACACACGACGGAGGTATTGCGTGAAAATGTGAATAAATCACGAATTCCGGCCATTTCGGATCACGTGTCCGAGCTGCTCAGGACAAGCCCCGAGCGAATCCTGAGTACCTTAAGACTACGATCCGGGGAATTAGACAAGGATCTCCATGGAGACGTACCCGACCCTTCGCCAGGCCACAGGCGTTGCCCGCATTCTCAGCAAGCGCTCGTCCTGCACCATCGTCGTCTACCGGCAAGCGGAAGGGAAATTCGTGGCAGCGCATTCGACCGATCGGGTGGAGGGGAGCATCGAAGGCGTGTACCGCGACGGGTATGTGGTTCCAACGCTCCTGAGCAAGCCCGAGCGTTGAAGGGCGCCAGCCTCGCTATCGCTGAGACGCCGATACGCCCTGCATCAGCAGCGACAGGGCTTTCCGCAGGTTGGTTGCCGATGCCGTCTCTCCCTTGTCAAAGCCAAGCCGAACGACAACGAGGTCGTGCGAAGGAATGATGAACACCAGCTGGCCGCCCGCCCCGAGCATGTAATAGGCAGAGGTCGGAACCGGCCAGGCGCCCGTGCCGTTGATCCAGAAGAAGCCGCCATAGATGGGGCGCTTGTCGGCCGCCCACGTCGAGGCGACGGTGCTCACGAACTTGACGAACCCCTCGGGCAGGAGGCGCTCGCCGTTCCATACCCCATCCTGCAGGTACAGATTGCCCAGGCGTGCCCAGTCGCGCGCCGACATGTAGTCGTAGCCCTGTGCCAGGAAGTTTCCGTAGGGGTCGGTCTCCAGTGTCATCGTGCGAATGCCGATCTTGTCGAACAAGGC includes the following:
- the mntP gene encoding manganese efflux pump MntP, whose amino-acid sequence is MNIASTILLAFAMSTDAFAAAVGKGAALRKPSWREALRTGLIFGVIEAITPVIGWAAGLAAASYVERWDHWIAVTLLSVLGLRMIWEGCGTPDAVDDKPSRNSFWTLAITGFATSIDAMAVGVGLAFINVNIAWTALAIGLATLTMVTLGVMVGRVLGAVVGKRAEIVGGVLLIGIGFFILYEHLNGLA